In Enoplosus armatus isolate fEnoArm2 chromosome 2, fEnoArm2.hap1, whole genome shotgun sequence, one DNA window encodes the following:
- the stim2a gene encoding stromal interaction molecule 2, with the protein MLPLPPLLLLVFPAALFVAAQGAGDLQGFTFPDPCMVVSPPCISEADRYSLEALRSIHQMMDDDQDGGIEVEESVEFIIEDMKQQQTNKHSNLHREDQHITIEELWRGWKSSEVHNWTQDAVLRWLKEFVELPQYERNFKDFKVNGNTLPRIAANEPSFLSGHLRVQDQRDKQKLNIKALDVVLFGPPTRPPHNYMKDLLLIVSVVMGVGGCWFAQAQNKASKVHIGKMMKDLESLQSAEQSLIDLQEQLERAQEEKRNVAEAKQNLEEKMRDEIMGAQEEAYRLHELRQGAVSELSRLRCAEEELEQVLGALKQAEMDIHASWTASEALQQWLQLTHEVEVQYYNVKKQSAVLQLASAKEEAERIKKKRSSVLGTLHVAHSSSLDQVDHKILEAKNSLSEVTACLRERLHRWQQIERVCGFPIIRNPGLANLTAQLYSDSVALGLPRVPQPSCSCHSSVHGSIEDLLEESASPILTQMPVPVPPLKRSPRTRGSNICRSRRPGTITQPPATMISSDPDLLIPIRAPYPCFDEEEGLFRKTLKKQDSQEMFSDTEYLTSPPLSKMFPSPTVDPSSQKLYHDETEIFSESSITKPLSKEVEAVVESPVRNISIQELEASVDASCRKMAKDKVLDTSLETPSLKMSKEEPLIEATSRKISRDRSEVPMNVAVRKGLSNELDAECPVRRVERDTIGDLMDAASRNVYRERSDLPLDLRKILWNELETITDMAPRKLSSDMMGASMDSASRKMIRDDVERPFDSVSRRITRDSMGMSLDAGSRKLPWNKGECQLDSSVRALAIDKMVETTRTPPRKISRDELEHCTDTASIKMLPREKFEALMDTSSSTEKQEFALEPSTSRRILRDELEMAAGSLRRRMQRMPRDDIDNSTDTPTGKISWDRVGVPMEIPKQSILREELGASESSSSPSRIGQPDLMVTSQVPWKSSSDVFTAGPLSQLVYDGILEKSCKSMATTPTSLSASTPNLLQSRLLAEVESPLPPPRNSCPSSASVRETGEDRHKEKEKSKKSLKLKNLFKKKHESTPEKLQSGLQKL; encoded by the exons ATGCTGCCTCTgccccctctgctgctcctcgtTTTCCCCGCTGCGCTCTTTGTGGCCGCGCAAGGCGCCGGGGACCTCCAGGGTTTCACCTTCCCCG ATCCCTGCATGGTAGTGTCTCCACCATGTATAAGTGAGGCGGATCGCTACAGCCTTGAGGCCCTGCGGAGCATCCATCAGATGATGGACGATGACCAAGATGGAGGGATTGAGGTGGAGGAGAGTGTGGAG TTCATCATTGAAGacatgaagcagcagcagaccaacaaacacagcaacctGCACAGAGAAGACCAGCACATCACAATTGAGGAGCTCTGGAGGGGCTGGAAGTCatctgaag TACATAATTGGACTCAAGATGCGGTGCTTCGCTGGCTGAAGGAGTTTGTTGAGTTGCCACAGTATGAGAGGAACTTTAAAGACTTTAAGGTCAATGGAAACACACTCCCCAG GATTGCAGCTAATGAGCCTTCATTCCTGAGTGGCCACCTGAGGGTTCAGgaccagagagacaaacagaagctCAACATCAAAGCTCTGGATGTCGTTCTGTTTGGACCACCAACAC GTCCCCCTCATAACTACATGAAGGACCTGCTGCTAATTGTGTCGGTGGTGATGGGAGTTGGAGGCTGCTGGTTTGCCCAGGCCCAGAACAAAGCCAGTAAAGTCCACATAGGCAAGATGATGAAAGATTTGGAAAGTCTGCAGAGTGCTGAACAGAGCCTCATAGATCTGCAGGAACA ACTGGAGAGAGCCCAGGAAGAAAAACGTAATGTTGCAGAGGCGAAACAGAAcctggaggagaagatgagggATGAGATCATGGGGGCGCAGGAGGAGGCTTACCGTCTACACGAGCTGAGGCAGGGAGCTGTCAGTGAGCTCAGTCGCCTCCGATGTgcagaggaagagctggagcAG GTCCTTGGAGCACTGAAGCAGGCAGAGATGGACATTCATGCTAGCTGGACTGCCTCAGAGGCCCTCCAGCAGTGGCTGCAGCTAACACATGAGGTAGAGGTCCAGTACTACAATGTGAAGAAGCAGAGTGCAGTACTACAGCTTGCGTCTGCCAAGGAAGAG GCAGAGAGGATTAAGAAGAAGAGGAGTTCTGTGCTGGGAACTCTCCATGTCGCCCACAGCTCCTCTCTAGACCAAGTTGACCACAAGATCCTGGAGGCAAA GAATTCCTTGTCTGAAGTAACAGCCTGTCTACGGGAGCGCCTCCATCGCTGGCAGCAGATTGAGCGCGTCTGTGGCTTCCCCATCATTAGGAATCCTGGCCTAGCAAACCTCACTGCTCAACTCTACTCAGACTCAGTTGCCCTTGGGTTGCCCCGAGTGCCCCAGCCATCTTGTTCATGCCACAGCTCCGTCCATGGATCTATAGAGGATCTGTTAGAAGAGTCTGCTTCTCCAATCTTAACACAGATGCCAG TTCCAGTTCCACCACTGAAGCGCTCTCCTCGAACACGGGGATCCAACATATGTAGGTCACGTCGTCCAGGCACCATCACTCAGCCACCAGCCACCATGATCTCCTCAGACCCCGACCTTCTCATCCCCATACGAGCCCCATACCCTTGTTTTGATGAGGAAGAGGGGCTCTTCCGGAAAACTCTAAAGAAACA AGACTCCCAAGAGATGTTTTCAGACACAGAATATTTGACTTCACCTCCACTCAGCAAAATGTTCCCTAGTCCCACTGTTGACCCTTCCTCTCAAAAGCTCTATCATGATGAAACTGAGATATTTTCAGAAAGCTCCATTACAAAGCCTTTAAGTAAAGAAGTAGAAGCTGTTGTTGAATCTCCAGTTCGCAACATTTCTATACAAGAGCTTGAAGCTTCTGTAGATGCTTCCTGCAGGAAGATGGCAAAAGACAAAGTGTTGGATACTTCTTTGGAAACCCCTTCTTTGAAAATGTCCAAAGAAGAGCCTTTGATAGAGGCTACATCAAGGAAGATATCCAGAGACAGGAGTGAAGTTCCCATGAATGTGGCAGTTAGAAAGGGGCTCTCCAATGAGTTGGATGCAGAATGTCCAGTCAGGAGAGTAGAGAGAGATACAATAGGGGATTTGATGGACGCTGCTTCAAGGAATGTTTACAGAGAAAGGAGTGATTTACCTCTAGATCTGAGAAAGATTCTTTGGAATGAATTAGAAACAATAACAGATATGGCACCTAGGAAGTTATCAAGTGATATGATGGGGGCTTCAATGGACAGTGCCTCAAGAAAGATGATACGAGATGATGTTGAGCGACCGTTTGACTCAGTATCCAGAAGGATTACAAGAGATTCAATGGGAATGTCCCTAGATGCAGGCTCTAGAAAGCTTCCATGGAATAAAGGGGAATGCCAGCTTGATTCCTCTGTGAGGGCATTAGCAATTGACAAAATGGTTGAGACCACTAGAACACCACCAAGAAAGATATCTAGAGATGAGCTGGAGCATTGTACAGATACTGCTTCCATAAAGATGCTACCCAGAGAGAAATTTGAAGCACTTATGGATACTTCGTCCTCTACAGAGAAGCAAGAGTTCGCTTTAGAACCCTCAACAAGTAGGAGGATACTGAGAGATGAACTTGAGATGGCTGCTGGTTCTCTCAGAAGGAGAATGCAAAGAATGCCCAGAGATGACATTGACAATTCCACAGACACTCCCACAGGAAAAATCTCCTGGGATAGAGTTGGGGTTCCAATGGAAATACCTAAACAATCAATACTGAGGGAGGAGTTGGGAGCATCCGAATCAAGTTCATCTCCAAGTCGAATTGGGCAGCCAGACCTTATGGTAACCTCCCAGGTGCCATGGAAGTCGTCATCAGACGTTTTCACTGCTGGCCCATTAAGCCAGCTTGTTTATGATGGAATCCTTGAGAAGTCCTGCAAGTCCATGGCTACAACCCCAACCAGCCTCTCTGCCTCAACACCcaacctgctccagagcaggCTGCTAGCAGAGGTGGAGTCACCATTACCACCACCAAGGAATTCCTGCCCATCTTCTGCATCGGTCCGTGAGACTGGAGAAGACAGAcacaaggaaaaggaaaaaagcaagAAATCCTTAAAGctcaaaaatctttttaaaaagaaacatgagtCAACTCCAGAGAAGCTTCAAAGTGGTCTTCAGAAACTCTGA